The region TTTCTGTATAGATTTGTATTTGCCCTGTGGTAGGTTGAGTGACTAGGATAATCACGGTTGAGATACTTGGTCAGGAGTTTCAGTTTAGAGTTGCCCCTCAGCGTGAGGATGCAGAGGACATCGTGAATTATTTAAAGGCCAAGGTTGAAGAGGTACAGGCCAGGGTTAAAAATATATCTGACCACAAAATAATTATGCTGGCCGCCCTGGATATAGCCAGCGATTATTATCAGATTAAGAAGGAGTTCGAAGATTATCGCGGCGTTATGACCGAGAAGTCAAAGAGGCTGATAGAGGTAATCGATACACAAACTTAATGGAAGTTCCCCCTGCGATGTTGGTGACTAGTGGTATTTTTGAGCCAACATTGTCGGCCTAGGGAGTCGCCATGGATCCGGAGGGCACGGCTCTGCTTACAAGCGGAGAAAGCCTGAAAGAGTACAGCGACGCCCACTTAAGAGACTAGGTTCGATAAATCTACTAGCACGGCATTGGGGCGGGGGGATTTAGCAATATCCCGCAAGGGTTTACATATAAACCAAGTTAAAAGATGATAACGGGTGACTGTACAAGGAAAGAAGGCTGGATTTGTCAGGGCTGCTTGATGGTATCCAGTATTGTTTTTTGGTTAATGGTCTTGAGTTTTAAAAGGCGCGCGAGTATGGCTAACAATAGTGGTTGAGATCAAATTAATAAGATGTACTCTTAAAAGGGTTAAGCCTTGACCTGTGCTTTCCTGACCTGAAACATTAACGACCGATCCTCTTTCCATCTTCTCTCCTTTATACCCGTCATCTTGCTTATCTATGTGTAATAATCGCTTTATCTTGCGGCTGAACCGGTATCACTAAATTTAATCAGCAAAGGGGGTGCTTGGCATTTGAGCACTACACTGGTAATTGTATCTTTCGTTATATTGGCTGCCTGTCTGGGGGCCGTTCTGGGCTTTTTAATCCGTAAAAAAGTAGTAGAAGCCAAGCTGGAATCCGCCGAGAGATTGGCTGAAAGGATTATTGAGGAGGCCAAAAAGAAGGGCGAGACCGAACGCCGGGAGGCCACTCTACAGGCTAGAGATGAACTTTACCAAACGAAGCTGGAACTGGAAAAAGAGGCTAAGGAAAGAAAGGCCGAGCTGCAGCTTATAGAAAAACGCCTGGCGCAAAAGGAGGAAAACTTTGATAATAAGCTCGCCCTCATGGATCAAAAAGAACTGGATAACATGCGGAGGGAAAAGGAGCTACAACGTCAGGAAAAGCTGATCGCCGAAAAGGCACAAGAGTATCACGTATTGATGGAGGAAGAAAGACGACAGCTTGAAAGGATATCCGGGCTTTCTACAGAAGAGGCCAAGGGACTTTTTCTCCAGCAGGTTGAAGAAGAGGCGCGGACGGATGCGGCCAAGTTGTTGAAAAAAATAGAGAACGATACCAAAGAAACCGCGGATAAAAAGGCAAAAGAGATAATTTCCCTGGCGGTTGCGCGCTATGCCGGAGATTATGTCGCTGAAAAGACGGTTTCTGTGGTGAATTTGCCTAATGAGGAGATGAAGGGGCGAATTATCGGGCGTGAAGGGCGTAATATCAGGGCCATTGAGGCCGCTACCGGCGTGGATTTGATCATTGATGATACGCCGGAGGCGGTTATCCTGTCCGGATTCAATCCCGTTCGGCGTGAAGTGGCCAGGATAGCCCTGGAGAGATTAATAGCAGATGGACGGATACACCCGGCCCGGATAGAGGAAGTTGTGGAAAAAGTGGGCCAGGAGGTGGAGGTGTCCATAAAAGAGGCCGGAGAGCAGGCCACCTTTGATGTCGGGGTGCATGGCTTCCATCCGGAGTTGGTTAAGCTTATCGGTAAGCTCAAATATCGAACCAGCTACGGGCAGAACATGTTGCAACACTCGTTGGAGGTTGCTTTTTTGTGCGGTATTATGGCTGCTGAACTGGGATTGAACATCAAGAGGGCCAAGAGGGTTGGCTTATTACATGACATAGGTAAGGCCGTGGATCACGAGATAGAGGGACCCCATGCCTTGATCGGCGCTGACCTGGCTAAAAAGCATGGCGAGTCCGGTCAGGTTGTAAACGCTATTGCGGCCCACCATGAAGACGTTCCTCCGGAGAGTGTTCTGGCTGTCCTGGTTCAGGCGGCCGACGCCTTGTCCGGGGCCAGGCCCGGCGCCAGGAAGGAAACCCTGGAAAGCTATGTTCAGCGGCTGACTGACCTGGAGAGGATTGCAAATTCTTGTCCCGGTGTTAATAAGTCTTTTGCCATACAGGCCGGCCGGGAAGTGCGAATTATTGTGGATAGCGGGGCGGTTTCAGATGCCGCTGCCGTCTTAATGTGCCGGGATATTGCTAAAAAGATAGAATCTGAGATGACGTATCCGGGACAGATCAAGGTAACCGTCATAAGGGAAACCAGGGCTGTAGAATATGCCAAGTAAGATCAGGGTCTTATTTATTGGAGACATCATAGGCAGCCCCGGCCGCAATGGTGTGCGTCATCTCGTACCGGAGATAGTCGGGAGTTACGGCATAGATCTGGTTATAGCTAACGGCGAGAATGCGGCCGGAGGCATCGGGATAACGCCGCAGGTGGCGGATGAGCTTTTGGGTAATGGGATACATGTATTGACTTCGGGCAACCATGTCTGGGCCAAAAAGGAGATATCGGGATATTTGTCAGGAAGTGAGCGACTGCTGCGACCCGCTAATTATCCTCCTGGCCTGCCTGGGCGAGGCGGTACGGTGATCCGTACGCGGGGAGGATATCCCATCGGCGTTCTTAACCTTCAGGGACGGGTATATATGGGTAACCTGGATTGTCCTTTTCGCGTGGCAGAAAAGGAGATTGAAACACTAAAGAAAGAAGTCAAGATCGTAATATTAGATTTTCATGCCGAGGCCACTTCAGAAAAAGTGGCTCTGGGATGGTTTCTGGACGGCCGGATAAGCGCTGTCTTAGGCACGCATACCCATATACAGACGGCTGATGAGAGGATATTGCCTCAGGGGACTGCCTATATAACCGATGTCGGCATGACCGGCTCTGTGGATTCGGTTATAGGCATGAAGAAGGAAATAGCCATCGAGCGATTTCTTACTCAGGTACCCCGTAAGCTGGAGGTGGCTAAGAAGGATATACAATTGCAGGGGGTTGTTTTAGA is a window of Thermodesulfobacteriota bacterium DNA encoding:
- a CDS encoding cell division protein ZapA is translated as MTRIITVEILGQEFQFRVAPQREDAEDIVNYLKAKVEEVQARVKNISDHKIIMLAALDIASDYYQIKKEFEDYRGVMTEKSKRLIEVIDTQT
- the rny gene encoding ribonuclease Y; the protein is MSTTLVIVSFVILAACLGAVLGFLIRKKVVEAKLESAERLAERIIEEAKKKGETERREATLQARDELYQTKLELEKEAKERKAELQLIEKRLAQKEENFDNKLALMDQKELDNMRREKELQRQEKLIAEKAQEYHVLMEEERRQLERISGLSTEEAKGLFLQQVEEEARTDAAKLLKKIENDTKETADKKAKEIISLAVARYAGDYVAEKTVSVVNLPNEEMKGRIIGREGRNIRAIEAATGVDLIIDDTPEAVILSGFNPVRREVARIALERLIADGRIHPARIEEVVEKVGQEVEVSIKEAGEQATFDVGVHGFHPELVKLIGKLKYRTSYGQNMLQHSLEVAFLCGIMAAELGLNIKRAKRVGLLHDIGKAVDHEIEGPHALIGADLAKKHGESGQVVNAIAAHHEDVPPESVLAVLVQAADALSGARPGARKETLESYVQRLTDLERIANSCPGVNKSFAIQAGREVRIIVDSGAVSDAAAVLMCRDIAKKIESEMTYPGQIKVTVIRETRAVEYAK
- a CDS encoding TIGR00282 family metallophosphoesterase, producing the protein MPSKIRVLFIGDIIGSPGRNGVRHLVPEIVGSYGIDLVIANGENAAGGIGITPQVADELLGNGIHVLTSGNHVWAKKEISGYLSGSERLLRPANYPPGLPGRGGTVIRTRGGYPIGVLNLQGRVYMGNLDCPFRVAEKEIETLKKEVKIVILDFHAEATSEKVALGWFLDGRISAVLGTHTHIQTADERILPQGTAYITDVGMTGSVDSVIGMKKEIAIERFLTQVPRKLEVAKKDIQLQGVVLEIDKESGGCTRIERVRAGLEKEGARD